Proteins co-encoded in one Spirosoma endbachense genomic window:
- a CDS encoding SusC/RagA family TonB-linked outer membrane protein produces the protein MNIRLLSMTVCFMCCLIGATAQDLATTKRTAGQLTNTYKQPQHLLKDVLTDLEKRFGVHFLYEGTIVNNQLVQYKINQKDKIDTVLKRILTNGLQYQRVDGTLYAIFPAAGSPKAIALPENDRPLSLTSTALATDLSLTGLVTDPETNQGLPGVSIVLKGTTTGTNTDGNGRYKITVPDEKAILVFSYVGYLPQEVVVGNQTSINLTLKLDTKSLDEVVVVGYGEQQKKLITGATSQVKGADIQKRNNTGVLDALKGQVSGLNVTKVSAQPGDGFKVSIRGLGTIGNSSPLYVVDGVPVPDISALNPSDIESLDILKDAASAAIYGSRASNGVILIATKKGKIGKASISYDAYYGIQNVAKKMDFLGAKDYLMLTAEYYTNNKIAVPNFSTLIPGYAGIADGSWNGTNWLDATSNKNAPIQNHSVNISGGTDQSIYSMGLSLNTEEGIVGKPATPNYNRLTFRMNSEYTLIKKGNLDILKIGENFNYASTDRRVTIGEGAGNETSFAAVVTGSPVIQLYNPNPTVQGPYLYYPYNVYGSPTGVAPTAPNPLAWLDYEKSGSFRRGTNLNGNIYLTLQPIKGLVFRSSFGINSYSTSDRSFVPAYLLSATTATTYFFNPMDRTSQAIQVGTKWIFDNTLTYKFSLPNQHNLDLMVGGSAEKIGIGETLSGDNANSLFNSFEYAYLVNNKTVDPAFTHLSGTPQIMSRIASGFGRFSYDYKQTYLMTAVFRADGSSNFAPGKRWGYFPSLSVGWVVTNEGFADKTKGWLDFLKFRASWGQNGNQAISPFQYLSTISFNGAPFFRYSDKTKFDNGGYPNILPNPDVSWETSIQTDIGLDARFLRSRLGLTLDWYNKLTKDWLLQAPILASDGTGAPYINGGDVQNRGLEIALSWNDQIGQFNYGLSANVAHQDNKVTRIANPEGIIHGPIGALHADQKETYRAEVGKPIGYFWGLQSNGLFQNPDEVQSYKNSAGKVIQPAAQPGDMRYVDRNDDGVIDQSDYTQLGNPNPKFVFGFSFTCSYKGFDLSAITNGVSGNQVIWNYFNNTNHGTYNWSTLALDRWHGEGTSNTTPRINTGSTQDITLSDRFVSDAGFWRMSNLTVGYNFKTLWNRLPMKQARFYVSGQNLFTLTKYQGFNPEVGSGGKNGGNWAGGVDSAPYPLARTFLLGVSIKL, from the coding sequence ATGAACATACGATTACTCAGTATGACAGTCTGTTTTATGTGCTGTCTGATTGGAGCAACCGCGCAGGATTTAGCGACAACTAAACGAACAGCGGGCCAACTGACAAATACGTATAAACAACCTCAGCATTTGCTAAAAGACGTGCTGACTGATCTCGAAAAACGATTTGGCGTTCATTTCCTGTATGAAGGTACGATCGTGAATAACCAGCTGGTACAATACAAAATCAACCAAAAAGACAAGATTGATACCGTACTTAAACGCATCCTTACCAATGGCCTCCAGTATCAGCGGGTAGATGGAACACTTTATGCCATCTTTCCGGCGGCCGGGTCACCAAAAGCAATTGCACTCCCGGAAAATGACCGCCCCCTTTCCCTGACCAGCACAGCGTTGGCCACGGATCTTAGCCTCACCGGCCTGGTAACTGACCCGGAAACGAACCAGGGATTACCGGGAGTCAGTATTGTGCTAAAAGGCACAACTACCGGCACGAACACTGATGGAAACGGTCGGTATAAGATTACAGTGCCCGACGAGAAGGCCATACTTGTGTTCAGCTATGTGGGCTATCTGCCACAGGAGGTAGTGGTGGGCAATCAAACGTCAATTAATCTGACCCTGAAATTAGATACCAAGTCGCTGGATGAAGTCGTAGTTGTGGGCTATGGCGAGCAACAAAAAAAATTAATCACCGGGGCAACCAGCCAGGTTAAAGGCGCTGATATTCAGAAACGGAATAATACGGGGGTTTTAGATGCGCTGAAAGGTCAGGTATCTGGCCTGAATGTCACAAAAGTTTCAGCCCAACCAGGCGATGGATTTAAAGTGAGTATTCGTGGCTTGGGCACCATCGGAAACTCAAGCCCGCTATACGTTGTCGACGGAGTGCCGGTTCCCGATATCAGTGCCCTAAATCCGTCAGATATCGAATCGCTTGACATATTGAAAGATGCCGCTTCAGCTGCCATTTATGGATCTCGGGCATCTAATGGCGTCATTCTGATTGCAACCAAAAAGGGGAAAATCGGGAAAGCTTCCATTAGTTATGACGCGTATTATGGTATCCAGAATGTAGCCAAAAAAATGGATTTTCTGGGGGCGAAAGACTACCTCATGCTGACAGCCGAGTATTATACGAATAACAAAATAGCCGTTCCTAATTTTTCAACCTTAATTCCGGGCTACGCTGGCATTGCGGATGGATCATGGAACGGAACAAATTGGCTAGATGCTACCTCGAACAAGAATGCACCTATTCAGAATCATAGCGTGAACATCTCGGGGGGAACCGATCAATCCATCTACTCAATGGGGCTATCGCTGAACACAGAAGAAGGTATTGTTGGCAAACCAGCAACCCCAAATTACAACCGATTAACCTTCAGGATGAACTCCGAATATACGTTGATCAAAAAAGGCAATTTAGATATTCTAAAAATTGGTGAAAACTTCAATTATGCCAGTACCGATCGGCGGGTTACGATTGGAGAAGGAGCTGGTAATGAAACCAGTTTTGCAGCAGTCGTAACGGGAAGCCCGGTTATTCAGTTGTATAATCCCAACCCAACTGTTCAGGGGCCTTACCTGTATTACCCCTACAACGTATATGGTAGTCCGACAGGCGTTGCTCCAACGGCGCCCAATCCACTGGCCTGGCTGGATTATGAAAAATCCGGAAGCTTCAGGCGTGGCACCAATCTGAATGGCAATATTTATTTAACGCTCCAACCCATAAAAGGACTAGTGTTCAGGTCTTCTTTTGGCATTAACTCATACTCGACATCCGATCGAAGTTTTGTGCCAGCCTATCTGCTTTCAGCGACAACGGCAACTACTTACTTTTTTAATCCAATGGATAGAACCTCACAGGCTATTCAAGTGGGTACGAAATGGATATTTGACAATACCCTGACGTATAAATTTTCGCTGCCCAATCAACATAATTTAGATTTGATGGTTGGCGGCTCTGCCGAAAAAATTGGTATTGGTGAGACACTCAGTGGGGATAATGCGAATTCACTCTTCAACAGTTTTGAGTATGCTTACCTGGTCAATAATAAAACCGTTGACCCGGCTTTTACCCATCTGAGTGGTACTCCCCAGATCATGTCCCGAATCGCATCCGGCTTTGGTCGATTCAGTTACGATTACAAACAGACGTACCTAATGACGGCTGTATTTCGTGCCGATGGCTCATCAAACTTTGCACCGGGGAAACGGTGGGGCTATTTCCCATCCCTTTCGGTAGGCTGGGTTGTGACAAACGAAGGGTTTGCTGACAAAACAAAAGGGTGGCTCGACTTTCTGAAATTCCGTGCCAGCTGGGGGCAGAATGGCAACCAGGCGATCAGTCCATTCCAATATTTATCAACCATTTCCTTTAACGGGGCTCCTTTTTTCAGGTATAGTGATAAAACAAAATTCGACAATGGAGGCTATCCAAACATATTACCAAACCCCGATGTAAGCTGGGAAACCTCTATCCAGACCGACATTGGCCTCGATGCCCGTTTTCTCCGCAGCCGACTAGGGCTTACGCTGGATTGGTATAATAAACTGACCAAAGACTGGTTGCTTCAGGCCCCGATACTGGCCTCCGACGGTACGGGAGCGCCCTACATCAATGGAGGAGACGTTCAGAATAGAGGGCTCGAAATCGCCTTATCCTGGAATGACCAAATCGGTCAGTTTAATTACGGGTTATCGGCCAACGTGGCTCACCAGGACAATAAAGTAACCCGAATTGCCAACCCGGAAGGAATTATTCACGGACCGATCGGTGCCTTACACGCCGATCAGAAGGAAACCTATCGGGCTGAGGTTGGCAAGCCCATCGGTTATTTCTGGGGGCTACAGTCGAATGGGTTATTCCAAAATCCGGACGAGGTACAGAGCTATAAAAACTCTGCCGGGAAAGTCATTCAACCCGCTGCTCAACCGGGTGATATGCGGTACGTAGATCGAAATGACGATGGGGTCATTGACCAGTCGGATTACACCCAGTTGGGAAACCCCAATCCTAAATTCGTGTTTGGGTTTTCCTTTACCTGTTCTTACAAAGGATTCGATCTGAGTGCCATTACCAATGGCGTTTCGGGCAATCAGGTGATCTGGAATTATTTCAACAATACCAATCACGGCACCTATAACTGGTCGACGCTGGCGCTGGACAGATGGCATGGCGAAGGCACATCAAACACCACGCCCCGAATCAATACGGGTAGTACACAGGACATTACGCTATCGGATCGGTTTGTTTCCGATGCTGGCTTCTGGCGAATGAGTAACCTGACGGTTGGCTATAATTTTAAAACCCTGTGGAATCGACTACCCATGAAACAGGCCCGGTTTTACGTCTCTGGTCAAAATCTATTTACCCTCACAAAGTACCAGGGCTTCAACCCTGAAGTGGGTAGCGGAGGGAAAAATGGGGGCAATTGGGCCGGTGGAGTCGATTCGGCCCCTTACCCGCTTGCCCGGACCTTTCTGCTCGGGGTATCCATCAAATTGTAA
- a CDS encoding MFS transporter: protein MPKLQTNYRWQITSLLFAATTINYLDRQVISLLKPTLERVFIWTETDYSHIVMAFQGAYALSFVTFGWGIDRIGSKIGYSISVFIWSIAAMLHAIASNAFSFGIFRALLGLGEGGNFPASIKAVTEWFPQKERAFATGIFNSGTNIGAVVAPLLVPWILGHYGWQAAFLVTGAIGFIWLIFWWIYYESPARHKKISAQELVYIGGLSQSNTESAVNWLDLLKRRQTWAFIMGKLLTDPVWWFFLFWLPSFLAATFHVDLTRPSLPLIIIYSSATIGSVGGGYITGYFLQRGWSVNWSRKIAMFVFALCIVPIMVIQFASSLWQVIGLLSLAVAAHQAWSANLFTLVSDLFPKKAVSSVVGIGGMAGSLGGLLFPILVGSLLDTYKALGSITTGYNILFVLCGSAYLVALLCIHLLAPSLKQTTA from the coding sequence ATGCCTAAACTTCAAACCAATTACCGGTGGCAGATTACTTCTTTACTTTTCGCAGCGACAACCATCAATTACCTGGATCGGCAGGTCATTAGTCTGTTAAAACCCACACTGGAGCGTGTTTTTATCTGGACAGAAACCGACTACAGTCATATTGTCATGGCTTTTCAGGGAGCGTATGCGCTGAGCTTTGTCACTTTCGGCTGGGGAATCGATCGAATTGGGTCAAAAATTGGCTATAGTATTTCCGTGTTCATCTGGAGTATAGCGGCAATGCTACATGCCATAGCCAGCAATGCCTTTAGCTTCGGAATTTTCAGGGCTCTGCTGGGTTTGGGGGAAGGCGGAAACTTCCCGGCATCCATCAAAGCCGTTACCGAATGGTTTCCGCAGAAAGAACGGGCCTTTGCCACCGGTATTTTCAACTCAGGAACAAACATCGGAGCAGTCGTGGCACCCTTGCTGGTTCCCTGGATACTGGGTCACTATGGCTGGCAGGCAGCTTTTCTGGTTACGGGTGCCATTGGGTTTATCTGGCTTATTTTCTGGTGGATCTATTACGAAAGCCCGGCCCGCCACAAAAAAATCTCCGCACAGGAGCTGGTCTACATTGGCGGCCTTTCTCAATCGAATACAGAATCGGCCGTCAACTGGCTCGATTTATTGAAACGACGACAGACCTGGGCGTTTATTATGGGGAAGCTGCTCACCGACCCAGTCTGGTGGTTTTTTCTCTTCTGGTTACCGTCGTTTTTAGCTGCGACTTTCCACGTTGACCTCACCAGACCAAGTTTACCGCTAATAATCATTTACTCCTCGGCCACCATTGGCAGTGTAGGTGGCGGCTATATTACCGGCTATTTCCTGCAAAGAGGCTGGTCTGTAAACTGGTCAAGGAAGATTGCCATGTTTGTTTTTGCGCTATGCATTGTCCCGATCATGGTGATTCAATTTGCATCGTCTCTTTGGCAGGTCATAGGTTTGCTTAGTCTGGCCGTAGCGGCTCACCAGGCCTGGAGCGCCAATCTATTTACATTAGTGTCCGATCTGTTTCCCAAAAAAGCCGTCAGTTCAGTAGTGGGCATAGGTGGTATGGCCGGATCACTGGGGGGATTGCTGTTTCCGATACTTGTCGGCTCTTTACTGGATACCTATAAAGCATTGGGCAGTATCACAACTGGGTACAATATTCTGTTTGTTTTATGTGGCAGTGCTTATCTGGTAGCCCTGTTGTGTATTCATTTACTGGCTCCATCTCTGAAACAAACAACTGCCTAA
- a CDS encoding sugar phosphate isomerase/epimerase family protein, with product MSNQFIGTPNWKTRTITVLAAILIVSISVITSTAQSNEKEHNPAHIKLALNAYSFNDMLTGNRQKDNKPTMTLPELLDWCATQNIDAVDLTGYYFPGYPGVPTDEYIYELKRKAFKLGIDISGTGIRNNFASPDPAVRAADVKRAKEWIIVASKLGAPVLRLFAGEIPKGYENKWDEVAGWMIACYKECAEFGAQHGVIIGIQNHGDMLQTADQCIKVVKAVNSKWAGIILDTGNFKVKDPYVDIEAVIPYTVNWQVKESVFGIGSDITTDVPRLMKILKKSGYRGYIPVETLFVKNKPYDPYVLVPALLGELKVAMDAEFK from the coding sequence ATGTCTAATCAATTCATCGGAACACCTAACTGGAAAACCCGCACAATCACTGTACTGGCTGCGATCCTCATTGTCAGTATCAGCGTTATTACATCAACCGCGCAGAGCAATGAGAAAGAACACAATCCTGCGCACATTAAACTGGCGCTGAACGCTTATTCATTCAACGACATGTTGACGGGCAATCGGCAAAAAGACAACAAACCTACAATGACATTACCCGAACTACTCGATTGGTGTGCTACGCAAAATATCGACGCAGTTGATTTAACCGGCTATTATTTCCCCGGCTACCCAGGCGTACCTACCGATGAGTATATCTATGAACTCAAGCGCAAAGCGTTTAAGCTGGGTATTGATATCAGTGGTACCGGCATTCGGAACAATTTTGCCTCACCCGATCCGGCCGTTAGGGCAGCCGATGTTAAACGGGCCAAAGAATGGATCATTGTCGCGTCAAAATTAGGTGCACCGGTACTTCGTTTATTTGCTGGCGAAATTCCGAAAGGGTACGAAAACAAATGGGATGAAGTGGCCGGATGGATGATTGCCTGCTATAAGGAATGTGCAGAATTTGGTGCGCAACACGGTGTAATCATCGGTATACAAAACCACGGCGACATGCTTCAAACAGCCGATCAGTGCATTAAAGTAGTGAAAGCCGTTAACTCCAAATGGGCGGGCATCATTCTCGATACAGGCAATTTCAAGGTAAAAGACCCCTATGTCGATATTGAAGCCGTAATACCTTACACCGTAAATTGGCAGGTTAAAGAAAGCGTATTTGGTATCGGCAGCGACATCACCACGGATGTTCCCCGGTTAATGAAAATACTAAAGAAAAGTGGCTACCGGGGCTATATACCGGTAGAGACACTTTTCGTGAAGAACAAACCCTACGACCCCTATGTGTTGGTACCGGCTTTACTGGGCGAACTAAAAGTGGCGATGGATGCTGAGTTTAAGTGA
- a CDS encoding RagB/SusD family nutrient uptake outer membrane protein produces the protein MKTRLIVLILASSLLWVGCSDFLDTVDLTEKTNATFPIAAADYDQAIAAVYASQRDAYFDQINSFIGISSYLDDDYIANGRALFDDPMIRGFERYQVRNLDQLLTPWQNYYKAIYRANFVLESLDKNSTALSDAQKASYRGQACYLRASSYFDLCRLFGGVPLKTNTVSSNPTRATVDSCFARIASDLKKAAELLPAKSFQNVNKSNELFNANKYAAEAMMARVFLFYTGVYGKPELPLAEGGSVSKSNVLDYLHDVINTSGYGLVDDFRNLWLYSFANVDYKYAKTNNLSWIGEKGNNNECLYMISFSGLGTNNQWDRFQNSVSCSVPGITPFGAGSGMSAVNPKVYEEWDDADLRKTGSIWNVKDAATEGIEFSSTPAPNSGKFYFNSQSNVEETGYFQKKYCHIYVNVGGKRTAANTVLNGTATKNNTNDATVGQYIIRFSDVLLMAAELGSPNAQLYFDKVRSRAYLKNSGNTPIADKPFYKPATLANIQDERRHEFAFEGIRWYDLLRWKIVDQQIAKYKTDVPVYKFGVLEKITIRYRPETKGLLPIPQSQINLSNGVLKQNEGWGSNEGIYSGI, from the coding sequence ATGAAAACTCGTTTAATCGTGTTGATTCTTGCCTCTTCCCTGCTGTGGGTGGGGTGTTCGGACTTCCTGGATACGGTTGATTTAACTGAAAAGACGAATGCGACGTTCCCCATAGCTGCTGCCGATTATGATCAGGCCATAGCTGCCGTTTATGCGTCACAACGGGATGCCTATTTCGATCAGATCAATAGTTTTATCGGCATTTCTTCCTACCTGGATGATGATTACATCGCCAATGGACGGGCCTTATTCGATGATCCTATGATTCGGGGATTTGAGCGCTACCAGGTCCGGAATTTAGATCAGCTACTCACGCCCTGGCAAAATTATTACAAGGCAATTTATCGGGCTAATTTCGTCCTGGAGAGTCTGGATAAAAATAGTACGGCCCTGTCGGATGCGCAGAAAGCCAGCTATCGGGGTCAGGCATGCTATCTGAGAGCATCCAGTTATTTTGATTTATGCCGGTTGTTTGGCGGGGTTCCCTTAAAAACGAATACCGTATCGAGTAACCCCACCAGGGCTACTGTCGACTCCTGTTTTGCCCGAATCGCCAGCGATTTAAAAAAAGCAGCTGAGTTACTCCCCGCGAAATCATTTCAAAATGTAAACAAATCAAATGAGCTGTTCAATGCCAATAAATATGCAGCAGAGGCCATGATGGCCAGGGTTTTTCTTTTCTATACGGGAGTCTATGGAAAACCTGAACTGCCACTGGCCGAAGGAGGCTCTGTTTCCAAATCGAACGTATTGGACTACCTGCATGACGTGATAAACACCAGCGGCTATGGTTTAGTCGATGATTTCCGCAACCTGTGGCTGTATTCCTTTGCGAATGTTGATTACAAATACGCCAAAACAAATAACCTCAGCTGGATAGGCGAAAAAGGCAATAATAACGAATGCCTGTACATGATCTCATTCTCCGGATTAGGCACTAACAACCAATGGGACCGCTTCCAAAATAGCGTCAGTTGTTCAGTTCCGGGCATTACTCCCTTTGGAGCGGGCAGTGGAATGAGTGCCGTTAATCCTAAAGTGTATGAAGAATGGGATGATGCTGACCTGAGAAAAACCGGTTCAATCTGGAATGTAAAAGATGCGGCCACGGAGGGAATTGAGTTTAGCAGCACACCCGCCCCGAATAGCGGGAAGTTTTACTTTAATTCCCAGAGTAACGTTGAGGAAACGGGCTACTTTCAAAAAAAATACTGCCATATCTACGTAAATGTGGGCGGAAAGCGCACGGCGGCAAACACCGTTCTCAATGGAACGGCCACAAAAAACAATACAAATGATGCGACCGTTGGTCAATACATCATCCGCTTTTCGGATGTATTGCTAATGGCAGCCGAATTAGGGAGCCCCAATGCACAACTCTATTTCGACAAAGTGCGCTCACGGGCTTATCTCAAGAATTCAGGCAATACACCAATTGCCGATAAACCATTTTACAAACCGGCTACGCTGGCCAATATTCAGGATGAGCGAAGACATGAGTTTGCTTTTGAGGGTATTCGCTGGTATGACCTGCTCCGATGGAAAATCGTCGACCAGCAAATTGCGAAGTACAAAACCGATGTACCCGTTTACAAATTCGGAGTCCTCGAGAAAATAACCATTCGCTACCGCCCCGAAACAAAAGGACTACTTCCCATTCCGCAAAGCCAGATAAATCTGAGCAATGGCGTACTAAAGCAAAATGAAGGCTGGGGTAGTAATGAAGGCATTTATTCCGGTATTTAA
- a CDS encoding FAD-dependent oxidoreductase: protein MRYTLTICLSLLLTYSAIAQQQVDICVYGGTSGGVIAAYTARKAGKTVILIEPGKHLGGMTSGGLGLTDIGNKYAITGVARDYYRRIGQHYGKFEQWIFEPHVAENLFSEYIKRGQIDILLSHRLSSVKKSSGQIQEIVLENSDKPSAKRTIRAKMFIDCSYEGDLMAKAGVSYTVGREDNSKYNETISGVQLMTGHQLPDGIDPYKTPGDPNSGLVWGVSPAKLEPNGTGDSKAQAYNYRICLSSDPANQVTITRPAGYDSTKYELLVRLIAAQPQKRSLNDYFIWSGMPNKKTDINNRNGFSTDMIGMNYGYPDGSYQKREQIIRDHELYTKGLLYFFGHDSRVPQELRDQMLKWGYPKDEYTDTGNWSPQLYIREARRMVGAYVMTQANCQGKEVVTDGVGMAAYTMDSHNIQRIVIEKDGKKMAKNEGNVEVGGFGPYPIAYRALIPKENECQNLLVPVCLSASHIAYGSIRMEPVFMVLGQSTALAAAMAIDAKTSVQKVNIAKLQQELKANPLADGSTPEILVDNDSQKMTTITGPWRVETKSKGGYGPSYLIYEGQGGETATVRFTPDIIKAGKYRVYAYFPRLAKSASELGITVSDGKSSKSIPIKTADIVVVGQTSGEWVALGDYELPKGQASSVEIAAKQVDGPVVADAVLFVPAF, encoded by the coding sequence ATGCGTTACACGCTTACAATCTGTCTCAGTTTATTGCTCACATACTCCGCCATTGCCCAGCAACAGGTCGATATCTGCGTATATGGTGGCACGTCAGGTGGGGTCATTGCCGCTTATACCGCCAGAAAAGCCGGTAAAACCGTGATCCTAATCGAGCCGGGCAAGCATCTGGGGGGTATGACCTCCGGCGGGTTGGGACTGACGGATATTGGCAATAAATACGCGATCACTGGTGTGGCCCGCGATTATTACCGGCGCATCGGACAACATTACGGCAAGTTTGAGCAGTGGATTTTTGAACCTCATGTTGCCGAAAATTTATTCAGTGAATACATCAAGCGCGGGCAGATCGACATATTACTGTCGCATCGGCTTTCGAGTGTTAAGAAAAGCAGCGGGCAGATTCAGGAAATTGTTCTGGAAAATTCGGATAAACCATCGGCCAAACGAACCATACGGGCTAAGATGTTTATTGATTGCTCCTATGAAGGGGATCTGATGGCAAAGGCCGGTGTTTCCTATACCGTTGGGCGGGAGGATAATTCAAAATACAATGAAACCATCAGTGGTGTTCAGTTGATGACCGGCCACCAACTGCCCGATGGAATTGATCCTTACAAAACACCCGGAGATCCAAACTCTGGCTTAGTCTGGGGCGTCAGTCCGGCGAAACTGGAACCCAATGGAACGGGTGACAGCAAAGCGCAAGCCTATAATTACCGTATTTGTCTTTCGTCTGATCCGGCCAATCAGGTGACTATTACACGTCCTGCCGGGTATGATTCAACAAAATACGAATTGCTGGTACGGCTGATTGCCGCTCAACCCCAGAAGCGGTCGCTCAACGATTATTTTATCTGGAGTGGAATGCCGAACAAGAAAACCGATATCAACAATCGAAACGGTTTTTCGACGGATATGATCGGGATGAATTACGGCTATCCGGACGGAAGCTACCAAAAACGGGAACAGATTATCCGTGACCACGAGCTGTATACCAAAGGGTTACTTTATTTTTTCGGCCATGATTCTCGCGTGCCTCAGGAACTTCGGGACCAGATGCTGAAGTGGGGTTATCCGAAAGATGAGTACACCGATACGGGCAACTGGTCACCTCAACTTTATATTCGTGAAGCGCGCCGGATGGTAGGAGCGTATGTCATGACGCAGGCGAATTGCCAGGGTAAAGAAGTAGTAACGGACGGTGTCGGTATGGCAGCTTACACAATGGATTCGCATAACATCCAGCGCATCGTCATTGAAAAAGACGGTAAGAAAATGGCTAAGAATGAGGGTAATGTGGAGGTCGGTGGTTTTGGGCCTTATCCCATCGCGTACCGGGCCCTGATCCCAAAAGAAAACGAATGCCAGAATCTGCTGGTGCCGGTTTGTCTGTCGGCTTCGCACATTGCATACGGTTCTATTCGGATGGAGCCTGTTTTCATGGTATTGGGTCAATCGACGGCGTTGGCAGCAGCCATGGCGATCGACGCAAAAACCAGTGTGCAGAAAGTGAATATTGCCAAACTACAACAGGAACTGAAAGCCAATCCACTGGCCGATGGCAGTACTCCCGAAATTCTGGTTGACAATGATAGCCAAAAGATGACCACAATTACTGGTCCGTGGCGTGTTGAGACCAAGAGTAAAGGCGGGTATGGCCCATCCTATCTGATTTATGAAGGTCAGGGTGGAGAAACGGCAACTGTACGGTTTACGCCCGACATCATAAAAGCGGGTAAATACCGCGTTTATGCCTACTTTCCGCGGTTAGCCAAAAGTGCTTCCGAATTGGGGATTACCGTTTCAGACGGAAAAAGTAGTAAGTCCATTCCGATCAAAACAGCGGATATTGTTGTCGTCGGACAGACATCTGGCGAATGGGTTGCGCTGGGCGACTATGAATTGCCCAAAGGTCAGGCTTCATCGGTCGAAATAGCCGCGAAGCAGGTAGATGGGCCGGTAGTGGCCGATGCGGTATTATTCGTACCGGCATTCTGA